DNA sequence from the Candidatus Sulfuricurvum sp. RIFRC-1 genome:
GATTCTTTCTGCTTTTGAAAATTCGCAGATTGATACCAATGCCCTTCTTCATGCTTATCCCGATCTGGCACAGCCGTGTGCAACCTTTGTGACTCTGACCCACAACGGTAAACTACGGGGGTGTATCGGCTCTTTAATCGCACACAGACCTCTCGTGGAGGATTTAATCTCTAATGCAAAATCTGCGGCCTTTCGTGATCCGAGATTTGCACCGCTGAGTCCTGAAGAATTTTCTGAAATTCGTATTGAAGTTTCTCTTTTAACGCCGCCACAGCTTGTCGAGTACAGTTCTAAAAGCGAATTAAAAGGTTTGATTCACCCCGATATTGATGGTGTTATTCTACGTCATGGAAATCATCAAGCGACTTTTTTGCCGCAAGTATGGGAGGATTTGAGTGATTTCGATAGTTTTTTTGATCATCTTGGGATGAAAGCGGGTCTCGGATCCGATCCCCTCTCTCATCACCCTGAGATTTATATTTATCAAGTCCAAAAATTTGAGGAAGAACCCCATGAATAAAAGAAAAATGAGCGTTGCAGGGAGTTTTTATCCCGAATCGTCCATCGAAATTACCACAATGATCGATTATTTTAACACGATACTCGAATCTCATCCCGATGTTGCGGCACGTTTTGATGCTTTACATGGCAATGCGGTTATCGTTCCCCATGCAGGGTGGGTCTACTCAGGGTTCACGGCGAATATCGCCTTCCGAATTCTAAGCCATTCTCTTCCTAAAACCATCATCGTTATAGGACCGTCTCATAAAGTCGGTTTTGAGGGAGTTAGTATCGCAGATAGTGAGTTCTATCAAACGCCGCTGGGAGAGTTAGAGATCGATACGGCTTTAGTCGAAGAACTCAAAAAACAATTCGCACTCACGACATTCGAGACAGCGCATCATGAACACAGCACCGAAGTTCAGATGCCGTTTATTAAACACTATATGGACAATGTAAAAGTGGTGGAACTGGTCTATGCCCACGCTGATCCGCTGCAAATCTCCCCTATCATCGATTATCTGTTGAATCAGCCCGATACCGCCGTCGTTATCAGCACCGATCTAAGTCACTATTATTCGTTGGATGAAGCGAAAGAACTCGATTTGATCTGTTTGGAAGCGATTCGACATGAGAACAGTACGATGCTCCATCAAGGATGCGAAGCGTGCGGAAAAATCGGCGTAGAAGCGATGCTGGATGTGGCGAATAAACGTACTATGGAAGCGATATTGCTCGATTATCGCACCAGTGCCGATGCGAGTGGAGATAGCTCCCGCGTGGTGGGATATGCGAGTGCGTTGTTTAGATAGACGTTATACGTCCATCTCGATAACATTCCAAGGAAGTCCTTGGGTGTTCATCTCATCCATGAAGAAATCAGGGTCGAGTTGTTCCATGTTGAATACACCAGTACCGCTCCATTTGCCCTCAACCATCAGTTTTGCACCGATAACGGCAGGGACACCCGTAGTATACGAGACACCTTGGGATTTAACTTCGGCGTAGCACTCTTCGTGGTCTTTGATCTGATAGATGTAGATTTTACGTTTTTTGCCGTCTTTGAGACCTTCAGCTACGATACCGATATTGGTTTTGCCTTTGGTGCGAGGACCGAGTGACGCCGGATCAGGGAGCAATGTTTTTAGAAATTCCATAGGGACAATTTTCATCCCTTGATGTTCTACCGGCTCAATTCCCAACATTCCGACGTTCTCTAAACATTTCATGTGGGTAAGGTAGCTTTGACCGAACGTCATAAAGAAACGGATACGTTTAAGTCCTTTGATGTGCTTGACGAGTGATTCCATCTCTTCGTGGTAGAGAAGATAACTGTCTTTTGGTCCCACTTCAGGATAATCCCATACTTGCATGATTTCCATCGGTGCGGTTTCAATCCACTCACCATTTTCCCAATAGCGACCTTTTGCACTCACTTCGCGGAGGTTGATCTCAGGGTTGAAATTGGTTGCGAAAGCATAGCCGTGATCTCCCGCATTACAGTCAAGGATATCGATGGTGTGAATCTCATCAAAATAGTGTTTTTGAGCATAGGCGCAGAATACGTTGGTCGCACCCGGATCAAATCCGCTGCCGAGTAATCCCATAATGCCCGCTTCTTTGAATGCTGCGTCTCTCTCCCATTGGAGTTTGTATTCGAATTTCGCCTCATCTGGGTGTTCGTAGTTTGCGGTATCGAGATAAGGGGTTTTTGTCGCGATACACGCATCCATGATTGTGAGGTCTTGGTACGGTAACGCTACATTGATCAAAATATCAGGTGAATATTTTTGGATTAATGCGATAACTTCATCGGTATTATCCGCATCTACGGTTGTGATTTCGATTGCACCTTCTGGAAGTTCGCTTTTAATCTCTTCACAACGTCCGATACTGCGGCTCGCTAAAATGATACGATCAAAAATTTGGTTGTTCATGACACATTTATGTGCCACTACGCGCCCTACTCCACCGGCGCCGATAATAAGTGCTGTTGCCACGGCATATCCCCTGATTTAAAATTATGGAAATTATAGGTTAAAGTCTCTTACAAAAACGTTACAGACAAAATGCGTAATAGAGAGTAAGCCCCCAAATAAACGCCAGCATTCCAAGAGAGAGAAATACCAAGGCGGCTCCCGCATCTTTTGCCCGTTTTGCCAGTTCATGGTGATCAAAAGTGACCAGATCAACCGTTCTCTCAACAGCACTGTTGATCATTTCCGCCATCAGAGGGATAAACAGTGAAACCGCCAAAATAGCACTTTGCAAAAAGGTGATAGGTAATACCCACGCTGTAATCATCCCCGCAACAAAGAGGAGGATCTGCAAACGAAACGATTTTTCGTTTTGACTCACTTCCAGCAGACCGTTCAAGGCATATCGGGTATTTTTAAATAGTGTATAACGAGGTTTATTGAGCGCCATTATTGTTTCTCACCCAACACCGTGCTCCAACCCTCATAAATGCCATGTTCTTGGATGGCTGATTCATAGAGTGATGTCGTTGTCTCTTCGATGATTTCAGGATTGATCGCTTCGGTTTTAACGAGAACCACACCGTAGCCGTAATCGCTTTCGTCATCATTGACATACTCTTTTGCTTCATAGCCGTGTGAAGAGAGCTGAGATACAGCCCGTTCCATTGACGTTTTGGTTTGGAAAAAGAGATAGTGTTCAACTTCTCTAACAATATTCAAATCATCCCCTGCTTCGAGTAATGCGTCAATCGTATGACGGTTTTGAATGCTGAGCAACCCATACGCATCAGGATAGAGATTGTCGCTGTACATCTCCCATTTACTGTCTCTGGAAGAACCGCGTTCATAGACATACCCGCCGTGATTGTTCATTACTTCGGAACTGATGTTTTCAAACCGTTTGGATTGAGGTGCATAAAAATA
Encoded proteins:
- the amrA gene encoding AmmeMemoRadiSam system protein A, which codes for MIHKLYLTIAREAILSAFENSQIDTNALLHAYPDLAQPCATFVTLTHNGKLRGCIGSLIAHRPLVEDLISNAKSAAFRDPRFAPLSPEEFSEIRIEVSLLTPPQLVEYSSKSELKGLIHPDIDGVILRHGNHQATFLPQVWEDLSDFDSFFDHLGMKAGLGSDPLSHHPEIYIYQVQKFEEEPHE
- the amrB gene encoding AmmeMemoRadiSam system protein B, with amino-acid sequence MNKRKMSVAGSFYPESSIEITTMIDYFNTILESHPDVAARFDALHGNAVIVPHAGWVYSGFTANIAFRILSHSLPKTIIVIGPSHKVGFEGVSIADSEFYQTPLGELEIDTALVEELKKQFALTTFETAHHEHSTEVQMPFIKHYMDNVKVVELVYAHADPLQISPIIDYLLNQPDTAVVISTDLSHYYSLDEAKELDLICLEAIRHENSTMLHQGCEACGKIGVEAMLDVANKRTMEAILLDYRTSADASGDSSRVVGYASALFR
- a CDS encoding saccharopine dehydrogenase family protein, translated to MATALIIGAGGVGRVVAHKCVMNNQIFDRIILASRSIGRCEEIKSELPEGAIEITTVDADNTDEVIALIQKYSPDILINVALPYQDLTIMDACIATKTPYLDTANYEHPDEAKFEYKLQWERDAAFKEAGIMGLLGSGFDPGATNVFCAYAQKHYFDEIHTIDILDCNAGDHGYAFATNFNPEINLREVSAKGRYWENGEWIETAPMEIMQVWDYPEVGPKDSYLLYHEEMESLVKHIKGLKRIRFFMTFGQSYLTHMKCLENVGMLGIEPVEHQGMKIVPMEFLKTLLPDPASLGPRTKGKTNIGIVAEGLKDGKKRKIYIYQIKDHEECYAEVKSQGVSYTTGVPAVIGAKLMVEGKWSGTGVFNMEQLDPDFFMDEMNTQGLPWNVIEMDV
- a CDS encoding diacylglycerol kinase, coding for MALNKPRYTLFKNTRYALNGLLEVSQNEKSFRLQILLFVAGMITAWVLPITFLQSAILAVSLFIPLMAEMINSAVERTVDLVTFDHHELAKRAKDAGAALVFLSLGMLAFIWGLTLYYAFCL
- a CDS encoding DUF695 domain-containing protein, which produces MVEFYELFDDENIPYRCDVELDLIEESPQEERPWLLWLFVKADTVTESLESFTNDLITALNTSVDAVFAGRVMKEGWAEFYFYAPQSKRFENISSEVMNNHGGYVYERGSSRDSKWEMYSDNLYPDAYGLLSIQNRHTIDALLEAGDDLNIVREVEHYLFFQTKTSMERAVSQLSSHGYEAKEYVNDDESDYGYGVVLVKTEAINPEIIEETTTSLYESAIQEHGIYEGWSTVLGEKQ